GTGTCCAAAGTAACACGCTCAATCTGCAGCTCCAGGTAGACACGGCCAAACTCTGGGCAGTGGTCGAAGTAGTCCACGGCCAACTGCCAcagactgaacacacacacacgtttcatataataatacaaaataatcagCATTTGCAAATCCAAAAGTCATGTGTATCAAGACTGAACAAGTCTTCATACTTTGTGTATATCGAAACcctttaaataaacacagtaatttAATACACTACGTCATTTCTACACCATGAAGATAAttagaatatttaaataacCGTACCTGTGATGAGTGAAGAGACCAGAAGCGTATTCTAACAGGAGGAACTCTCTCAAGTTGGAGCcgaagctgaacacacacacaccagaatgACATGATAGATGTTAGATGAATAAATTGTGCATCTTGTGATTAAAAGTGTTTGCATGTACAAACGACTCCTTACTGTAGATTGTGAGACTGAAGGAGTTTGCAATGATCCAACAGATCTGTCAAATGGGCCACAAACCACCAGTTGTTGAGAGCAATGCTGAGGAGACATGTGGAAAAAGAGTTCAAGTTCAAACACAAATGTGGcttgtttgtactgtgtgtatatatatatatatatatatatatatattgatgtaaTTCTGCACGTTACCTGCAGTCCTTGATGACCTGATGGATGTCAAACTCAAAGGCAGCCAGTAGGATGCTGTCCAGAGGCTCTGGGACGCTCCTCGAGTCCAGAAACATCGTCAAGCATGACTGCagagcacgcacacacgcacacacacgcacacacacacacacacacacacacacacacacacacagtaaatacCAGGCATCTAGTAGCAGTGAACATGAATGCTGAGCGGTGCAGCAGCAGTTAGTGTAGTGTACCTGTGCATAGTAATGTAACTCAGTGGGTTTGACTGTGGGGTGGCTGAAGAGCAGTCTAGTGACCAGGAAGTGGTACCAGGTGCTCAGTAGGTCCTTGTGATCCAGCAACGTGTCTTCATCCCCCACTAGGatctaaaaacacatgaaaaaacaatcttaaaCAGGACTTCTCATTGCTTATACTATAGCTGTAGTTTTTCATATTCCAGTagatggagagcagagagggtCTGCTGAGGGCTCTGACCTTGCAGATGATCTCCAGGTGTTGATTGCTGGCAAACGAGTTGTCCTGCAGGCAGCGGTTCACCTCGTCATGCCAGTGTCTCCACTTCACATCAAACTCTGTCAGCGTCTGGTTGCCACCAGGCTGATGATGGTCAtagagagtttaaaaaaaaaaagattaagagCCTATATTGGTTGGTTCATGAGCTGTTATTAAGTTTGAATAATGCAAAAGTCACCTTGTGTTTAACAACATAAACCGTATGTATGGTATCTGTGATGGTTTGGATCTGGTTTGACTCTATGCTGTAAATGAAGGTGTCATTCTGCTTAAGTATTTTAAGGTGTTACTTGTGCATAAAAAGAAGCAAGCATTCATATTTGGGATTTCTGCATAAATAGTACTCTTCcttgtgttttaaaagtaatCCCACTTACACTTCAGATCAAAACATTGTGTGACATAATTCTGGCTAGCAAGATTTTAGGATATCATCTTGCCAGGGCAGACTAAAGCTACTCTATGTGATAAACCCCTGAAAGATGATCTTACATTGTAGAATGGCATCTTGCTGAGCAACGTGTCCATCAGCTTGTACATGTTCCTGGCAGCAGGGTGCAGGGTGGCCTGCTTCACCAGCATCTGTCTGGCTTCTTCCAACCTGCCCTGCAGCACATAGCTCACCACCTGCacagcacagacacaaaacatGTGATAACGGAGATTTCACCCTCAAAACCAGGGCTAGGTGTCCATGTAGCTTgtagacatttgtgtgtgtgctgcaccTACCACATCCCAGTAGTCGTGGTGCTCAGCAGGGCTCTCACTTTGCAGCACTTCTCTGGCCTTCTCATCCACATCAGCCTTGTGTAACCTCACCCAGTCTAGGAGGTGGAGCAACAGGGAACCcgctgaggacacagagacacacacatgtcaaGTCATACCATGTATTATAACATGACTTGAAGTCATAACATGTATTCCAAAGGGAGATAACAACAATCACAAAAGTCAAAGTCTAACCAGGAGCAGCATCGATGAACAGCACTTCACACAGATTCCAGATCAGTTCTATGGCCAACAGAATGGACACCTGTAACACCAAAACAGAGGCTGAGGTTAGGACCGTGTCAAAGGAAACTAAATAATCTACAAGtagatttaaatcaaaaatagaTATTAATTCCTCTGCATTAGCACCTTATCAACATTTGTCCAATTACCTACCGTAGCTAATGACTCAGTCCTTGTTATCATAAATTATGCAAAATAGTTATGTGATACTATATTGTCGCAATACCAATCAACTAAATTGAACACACGTGTTCTTGAATTACTGCCTAGCTGTACTCAGAATCTAATAAACAGATTGCATCCTGTATTTGCATTATGTTCATACCTGATTTCCATATTGCGTGGCTACTTCTGCATCTTTTGTAGAAACTGcagaacagagagaaatgtgAATTTGATTATTTCAGAATATTTACAATGAagactaaaatatttaaataatatctaAGAATTCTAACCTGCGACTTGCTGAAGCTCCTCCATACACGCTCGTATCACAGATCTATAGTTCTTACTGATGCTGACGAATCTAAGGAGCAAGATAGAGACAAATCATGATATCCAATCATTTATGCAGGTTCTTAATCTGCCTTTAATAACAAAGGTTTAAGTGAAAAGCAATACAGTGACATGCACAGAAACAGAGCCGTCGCCTTACTGGGGTTTTTTGTTCTTGCTGGGGAGGTCCTCTCTAATCGTCTGCAGGCCAACAAAGATGTGATGGGACTCATTGAAGAGTTTGCGTAAGATGGGGGAATATATATCCTCATCTTTCCTGACTTCATGGATGAAGGAGCAGCCTGATCCTTTAGCATCTGAAATAAAGGACAGACACAATTACAGAGTGACGTTAGAGAAGAAGGGAGAGGGCAGGAGAGTGTGAAAACATAGAAGAGACTTCTATCAATATCTGAACATACCTGAGGCTTTGTAAAGGGTCTCATACACAAGGATGTCACCTGGACCCCATGCAAATCCCAAATGCTTCCCAGCACTGGCTGCAGGAATATTCTGCATTTAAAGAAGAGGGACAAATTATACATCCAAATggaaagtttaaattaaatatcgACTCATACTGTGTCCTGATTTGAACTTTAACAAAGAAATTCCCACGCATGATTGCAACttcattgaaaatgtaataaagacaTAAGTGGGGTTACTTGGTCTTTTTCTAATTGTATAATTAAATTTAGTAGAGTTTGTAAGAAATCAGAGTATCTATTGTTTCTATGACATGGGGTTGCATTTGTATCTTTTTACTACTCCAGTGATCTGTGATGGCTgcagcagcttttcttttttttatttatataattgttaaaagaaacatcaaatatTCTAAAGATTGTGTACAGAGTATTCCTTAGTGGTGGGATTCAAGTGGAGGAATATTTGCTTTTTCTGGAAGATGAATTGTATTTTCTGTTAAGAGGTTAAAAAGATTTTAcaatggaaaaaatgtaatcttatgAATATTAATTTTGTACttagattgtgaaatacttgataataaaaaaaacaatacagtataacaaagtattttgaGTCAGTGTCTTACATGTCAAAAGGGACTGAAACAGTTTATTAAGTTTGtataaaatgcttaaataataaaactacatttctgTGGTTACTCACCGTGACCGCCGGCTCCAcgtccacctcctccatcatggatcaatgtgtataaatatatatttatgtttatatttatatttatacacacaaacGATGAAACTCTGCTCAGGGACTTACGCGCCTCACGCGTCCGGTCGAAGGCCCCGCGGCGCGCTGCTGATGACGTCACGCAGGGCTGCCCGTTCCGCTgcctgattgtttgtttgtttggctcattattacattactttactttatgaggttataaaacacatttatgagtttaattaatcttaaaaacagacaacagaaaagcaattaattaatattattatatgatattattaattagtttagttcattttgtttagtttatttatttagtttagtttagtttatttagtttagtttatttagtttatttcatttagtttagtttaatttatttagtttagtttagtttatttagtttatttcatttagtttagtttatttagtttagtttatttagtttatttagtttagtttaatttagtttagtttagtttatttagtttagtttatttagtttatttagtttagtttatttagtttagtttatttagtttagtttatttagtttagtttagttttatttatttttttttagtttttagtttagtttatttagttttttatttagtttttcatttagtttagtttagtttatttatttatttatttatttagtttatttatttagtttagtttatttagtttagtttagttttatttatttatttagtttatttagtttagtttattttcatttagtttatttattttatttttttatttagtttattttatttagtttatttcatttagtttagtttatttagtttatttagtttagtttatttagtttagttaatttagtttagtttagttcatttagtttatttagtttattgagtttagtttattttattttattttattttatttagtttagtttagtttattttattttatttagtttagtttagtttagtttattttatttagtttagtttagtttagtttagtttagtttagtttatttgcacattgaataatataaaaaacataacattgataaatcatattacagtgcaggaagactCTGgtcttatttgaagcctccacttatataatattttttttttaaatcaccatactataacgaatacaaaaataaaatacatatggtatgaaatactgttgaaaaagcatatttacaagatatgatttataataacaatacattataaacaagaaaacaaagaaaaatatgtgaatgagcatgagtgtgtgtgtgtgtgagtgtgtgtatatgtgtgtgtgattgtgcgtgtgtgtgtatatatgtgtgtgtgtgtgtgtgtgtgtgtgagtgtgtgtgtgtgtgtatgtgtgtgtgtgtgtgtgtgtgtatgtgtgtgtgtgtgtgtgtgagtgtgtgtgtgagtgtgtgtgtgtgtgtgtgtgtgtgtgtgtgtgtgtgtgtgtgtgtgtgtgtgtgtgtgtgtgtgtgtgtgtgtgatgtgtgtgtgttgtgtgtgtgtgtgtgtgtgtgtgtgtgtgtgtgtgtgtgtgtgtgtgtgtgtgtgtgtgtgtgtgtgtgtgtgtgtgtgtgtgtgtgtgtgagtgtgtgtgtgtgtgagtgtgtgattgtgtgtgtgtgtgtgtgtgtgtgtgtgtgtgtgtgtgtgtgtgtgtgagtgtgtgtgtgtgtgtgtgtgtgtgtgtgtgtgtgtgtgtgtgggggggggggtgactgactacaaaaggaaaaacataccCGTGCGCGTGCATGTGGAGCTGAGTGCTCCAGAACGCGCTTTTCATCCTCGTGATCACCTGCAGCCAGTCAGAGCCCGGCGCCGTGGACGCGCACCGTGGCGTGACCGCGCACGCTGGGTTCGAATAGCTCAAAAAACGGGAGCGAGGACGTGCGCGCTCCCGTGTTCTTTGTGTGGCAGCGTCAgaagagaccagagaccagagagaccatGGCTGATGAGAAACCAAAGGTGAGTAAActcactctgcacacacacacacacacacacacactgctacacacacacacacacacacacacacacacacacacacacacacacacacacacacacacacaccggaagGTTTGTGCACGCGCATCGCTTAATGCctgatcaacacacacagagagagtgagacagaaagagagacagagaaagagagtgagagagagaaagagagtgagacagagtgagagagacacacagagagagaaagtgagacagagagtgagacacagagagagagacagagagagacacacagagtgagagagagagagaaagtgagacagagagtgagacacagagagagagagagagacagagagagaaagtgagagagagagacagagaaagagagtgagagagagacacagagtgagagagagaaagagagtgagagagacacacagagagagaaagtgagagagagtgagacagagagtgagacacacagagagagtgagacagagagagagagagagagagagagagagagagagagagagagagacacagagagagagtgagagagagacacagagagagtgagacagaaagagagagagacatagagagagagagaaagtgagagagagacagacagacagagaaagagagagagagagagacagaaagagagagagtgagagagagagagacacagagagagaaagtgagagagagagacagagagtgagagagacacacacagagagagaaagtgagagagagtgagacagacacagagacacacagagagtgagacacagagagagagaagagagacacagagagagagagagagaaagagagtgagacagagtgtgagagagacacacacagagagagagagagagtgagacagaaagacagagagagagacacagagagagagaaagagagtgagacacagagagagagagagagagagagagattgacagagaatgagacagagagagagagagacagagaagagagtgagacacagagagagggagagagagagagataatgagagagagataatgagagagggagagtgagacacagagagagaaagagagagacagacagagggagagagataatgagagagagaatggtTTATGATGTGTAAAGCTTGTGTTTTTACGTTTTAtaactctttctttttcttctccactacatctcagagggaaatattctCCTTTTACTCCATTTGTTTGACACATTAGTGACTTTGCATATTCAGATTAtcaacatgaaatatgaattatCTAATAAATGATATATTAGAATGGATTAGAGTCATTACAACGAGCTCCcactttaccagctgcaacattaaagtaataaacaaTAATGGTCCTCAGTCAAACCATTGCTGTTTACATTATACCTCAATATCATAGTTCTTCCTGATCAATACTTCAACgtccatttgttttgttgatacTTCCCCATCATCTGCAAACACAGACTAGtttaaaatgcagaataaaAACTAGTAGAAGGTATTCTCCACCTCAACTGGTGACTTTACTGCCATTAAAACGTGATATGGACTCACGTTGTTCTTAGAGTCTTTGGCTTGACACTTTCATTCAAGCTTCATAGTGAACATTTGACTCAACGTTGGACTTTtgcttgtaacagagtatttctacagcATAGTATTCCTACTTTTAGCTTACCGTAAGTAACAATCTGAATACGTCTTCTACAACTGCTTTCTGTGGCCAACGTGTACTAATATATATTCATTCGAAAGGCGCTAAAGCATAATGTAAACAAAGGAAGAATGTGCCCCTGGATAGATTTTAAAGTTTactaaaatacaatttatgGATGTTTGTAAACCACGTGGTACCAAGTGAATAAATTATTCTATCATATTGAGGCAaaaatctttatatttattaatatttgcaGCATTGTCAGCAACGGCTTATAAGTCATAAGGGATTCATAAGTCAAAccgaatatatatatatatatgtatgtatgtatgtatgtatatatatatatatatatatatatatatatatatatatatacagtgggtacggaaagtattcagacccctttaaatttttcactctttgtttcattgcagccatttgctaaaatcgaaaaagttcattttttttttcgcattaatgtacactcagcaacccatcttgacagaaaaaaacagaaatgtagaaattttgcaaatttattaaaaaagaaaaactgaaatatcacatggtcataagtattcagaccctttgctgtgacactcatatttaactcacatgctgtccatttcttctgatcctccttgagatggttctactccttcattggagtccagctgtgtttaattaaactgattggacttgattaggaaaggcacacacctgtctatataagaccttacagctcacagtgcatgtcagaacaaatgagaatcatgaggtcgaaggaactgcccaaggagctcagagacagaattgtggcaaggcacagatctggccaaggttacaaaagaatttctgcagcactcaaggttcctaagagcacagtggcctccataatccttaaatggaagaagtatgggatgaccagaactcttcctagacctggccgtccagccaaactgagcaatcgtgggagaagagccttggtgagagaggtaaagaagaacccaaagatcactgtggctgagctccagagatgcagtagggagatgggagaaagttccacaaagtcaactatcactgcagccctccaccagtcggggctttatggcagagtggcccgacggaagcctctcctcagtgcaagacatatgaaagcccgcatagagtttgccaaaaaacacatggaggactcccaaactatgagaaataagattctctggtctgatgagaccaagattgaacttgcttctactcaatactgagcaaagggtctgaatacttatgaccatgtgatatttcagttttttgttttttttataaatttgcaaaaatttctacatttctgttttttttctgtcaagatgggttgctgagtgtacattaatgcgattttagcaaatggctgcaatgaaacaaagggtgaaaaatttaaatgggtctgaatactttccttacccactgtatgtgtgtgtgtatatatatatatatatatatatatatatatatatatatatatataatcatactGCTATTTAACTTAATGACATGTTGCTCTTCATTTAAACTGTTCACTGTTGATGCTTCATCTTTTATCACTAATCCATAACTCATCTTATAAATGTCAACAGTAACGACTTACAAAAGTTTGTGACAAAGATGATCTAAGATTGAAgctctagaaaaaaaaaaaaaaaaaaatctatagaGAGAAACATGCAGTTCTGCAAAGCTATAACCCAGAAATGAACAGTGTTTGTAGTCAAATGTCAGCCATCTtgtaatttatttgttgatcTTCTAACTGATTAATCAGCTCTGGTTCCCTTTGtgactgtgtttactgttttttttgctctctctaACTTTATCGATCAGGAATCAGTGAAGACAGAAAGCAACGAACACATAAACCTGAAGGTTGCCGGTCAGGATGGATCGATAGTCCAGTTCAAGATCAAAAGACACACGCCGCTCATCAAACTCATG
This genomic window from Anoplopoma fimbria isolate UVic2021 breed Golden Eagle Sablefish chromosome 11, Afim_UVic_2022, whole genome shotgun sequence contains:
- the nup85 gene encoding nuclear pore complex protein Nup85, with protein sequence MMEEVDVEPAVTNIPAASAGKHLGFAWGPGDILVYETLYKASDAKGSGCSFIHEVRKDEDIYSPILRKLFNESHHIFVGLQTIREDLPSKNKKPQFVSISKNYRSVIRACMEELQQVAVSTKDAEVATQYGNQVSILLAIELIWNLCEVLFIDAAPAGSLLLHLLDWVRLHKADVDEKAREVLQSESPAEHHDYWDVVVSYVLQGRLEEARQMLVKQATLHPAARNMYKLMDTLLSKMPFYNPGGNQTLTEFDVKWRHWHDEVNRCLQDNSFASNQHLEIICKILVGDEDTLLDHKDLLSTWYHFLVTRLLFSHPTVKPTELHYYAQSCLTMFLDSRSVPEPLDSILLAAFEFDIHQVIKDCSIALNNWWFVAHLTDLLDHCKLLQSHNLHFGSNLREFLLLEYASGLFTHHSLWQLAVDYFDHCPEFGRVYLELQIERVTLDTERKALKVLRICEQRQMSEQVRSICKIMAMRALRNNRLGSALSWSIRAKDAAFATLISERFLQDYCTRGTFSDLDLIDNLGPAMLLSDRLTFLGKYREFHKLYGEKRFSEAAKLLLSLMTAKIAPRSFWMTLLTDALPLLEQKEVIFSADQTHELMFCLEELTSSLNTTAPSKDKPAQDEDIEVIKVELLRLALARNLAMAIVKEGTVEA
- the LOC129098820 gene encoding small ubiquitin-related modifier 2-like isoform X1, coding for MTRTLPRPGRPAKLSNRGRRALVREESVKTESNEHINLKVAGQDGSIVQFKIKRHTPLIKLMKAYCDRQGLSMRQIRFRFDGQPVNETDTPSQLEMEDEDTIDVFQQQTGGLF